Proteins encoded by one window of Gemmatimonadota bacterium:
- the mazG gene encoding nucleoside triphosphate pyrophosphohydrolase — protein MQDESALGRAVAMVADLRERCPWDRVQTRQTLRPYLIEEAHELAAALSSDQPAAIREEVADLMLHLAWQLVLGAETGEFSPDDIADDLVAKMQRRHPHLFDLGERERWETLKARERPTSRGTLGGLPTTLPELLMAYRLQERAAGVGFDWPDTRGPLQKVAEELAEVEAELVIGADDPTSLTDEIGDLLFAVVNLARKAGVQPGIALDRANAKFRRRFEAIETIAAERQVVLGDATLEELDVIWDEVKRNEG, from the coding sequence ATGCAAGACGAATCGGCCCTCGGCAGGGCGGTGGCGATGGTGGCGGACCTGCGCGAGCGGTGTCCCTGGGACCGGGTCCAGACCCGGCAGACGCTGCGCCCCTACCTGATCGAGGAAGCGCACGAACTCGCGGCCGCCCTCAGCAGCGACCAGCCCGCCGCCATCCGCGAGGAAGTCGCCGACCTGATGCTCCATCTCGCCTGGCAACTCGTGCTCGGCGCGGAGACCGGGGAATTTAGCCCGGACGACATCGCCGACGATCTGGTCGCCAAGATGCAGCGTCGCCACCCCCACCTCTTCGACCTCGGGGAGCGGGAGCGCTGGGAAACGCTCAAGGCCCGGGAGCGGCCGACCAGCCGCGGCACCCTCGGCGGCCTCCCGACCACGCTCCCCGAACTGCTGATGGCCTACCGGCTGCAGGAGCGCGCCGCCGGGGTCGGCTTCGATTGGCCCGACACCCGCGGCCCGCTGCAGAAGGTCGCCGAGGAGCTTGCCGAAGTGGAGGCCGAGTTGGTGATCGGTGCCGACGACCCGACGTCGCTGACCGACGAGATCGGCGATCTCCTCTTCGCGGTCGTCAATCTGGCCCGCAAGGCCGGCGTCCAACCGGGGATCGCCCTCGACCGCGCCAACGCCAAGTTCCGCCGCCGCTTCGAAGCGATCGAGACGATCGCCGCCGAGCGGCAGGTGGTGCTCGGCGACGCGACGCTGGAGGAACTGGATGTGATTTGGGATGAGGTGAAGCGAAACGAGGGATGA
- the alr gene encoding alanine racemase, translating into MVHNPVTPDTARAWVDVDLDAVVRNARSFAARTGVPMLPMVKADGYGLGAVAVARALAEVEPWGYGVATIDEARELHVNGVLRPILICSPMLPDLAEATASVAARPTIGNLEGLRAWLALGDRPFHLEVDTGMSRSGLRWDDVTQLMEARNLLASAAGWEGVYTHFHSAERDDLATADQWRRLQQAITTLGRRPPLVHAANSAAGGAGPSYAADLTRPGIHLYGGRLSGLDAVPVAAVRARVVGVRRLPAGGTVSYEATWRAANPTTVATIAIGYADGMHRRLSNGGAVELLGQRLRIVGRVTMDHLMVDAGDLPVSLGDVATLFGGLVSLDEQAALGGTIAYELLTGLGARLPRRYHRSS; encoded by the coding sequence ATGGTGCATAATCCCGTGACCCCCGATACCGCCCGGGCCTGGGTGGACGTCGATCTCGATGCCGTGGTCCGGAACGCCCGCTCGTTTGCGGCGCGCACCGGCGTCCCGATGCTGCCGATGGTCAAGGCCGATGGCTACGGCCTCGGCGCCGTGGCCGTGGCCCGTGCCCTCGCCGAGGTGGAGCCCTGGGGCTACGGCGTGGCGACCATCGACGAGGCGCGCGAACTCCATGTCAACGGGGTTCTCCGGCCGATCCTGATCTGCTCGCCGATGCTACCTGACCTGGCCGAGGCGACTGCCTCGGTGGCCGCGCGTCCGACGATCGGCAACCTCGAGGGGCTCCGCGCCTGGCTCGCGCTCGGCGATCGTCCCTTTCATCTCGAGGTCGATACCGGAATGTCGCGGTCCGGCCTGCGGTGGGACGATGTCACGCAGCTCATGGAAGCGCGTAATCTGCTTGCCTCAGCTGCTGGATGGGAGGGAGTCTATACCCACTTCCACTCGGCCGAGCGGGATGACCTGGCGACCGCCGACCAGTGGCGCCGCTTGCAGCAGGCGATCACCACCCTCGGCCGCCGCCCGCCGCTGGTGCATGCCGCCAACTCGGCCGCCGGGGGTGCCGGTCCGTCCTACGCCGCCGATCTGACCCGGCCAGGCATCCATCTCTATGGCGGGCGCCTCTCCGGGCTCGATGCCGTGCCGGTTGCGGCGGTCCGCGCCCGCGTTGTCGGTGTTCGGCGATTGCCCGCTGGCGGCACCGTCTCCTACGAGGCGACCTGGCGCGCCGCCAATCCGACGACGGTCGCGACGATCGCCATCGGGTACGCGGACGGGATGCATCGCCGCCTCTCGAACGGCGGCGCGGTGGAGTTGTTGGGACAACGGCTTCGGATCGTCGGGCGAGTCACGATGGATCACCTGATGGTCGATGCCGGCGACTTGCCAGTGTCGCTGGGGGATGTGGCGACCCTCTTTGGCGGTCTGGTCTCGCTCGACGAGCAAGCCGCCCTGGGTGGAACGATCGCGTACGAACTACTCACCGGGCTCGGGGCACGCCTCCCGCGCCGCTACCACAGGTCGTCATGA
- a CDS encoding DUF1844 domain-containing protein: protein MNQHFASLILGLAGQANAAMDGQLPPGAADAGANDARQFAKALIDTLGALEERTRGNLDADEAKLMEQALTALRFRFATAKT from the coding sequence ATGAACCAGCACTTCGCCTCTCTCATCCTCGGCCTCGCCGGTCAGGCCAACGCGGCGATGGACGGTCAGCTTCCTCCCGGCGCCGCCGACGCTGGTGCCAACGATGCGCGCCAGTTCGCCAAGGCGTTGATCGACACGCTCGGTGCCCTTGAGGAGCGGACGCGCGGCAATCTCGACGCCGACGAAGCGAAGCTGATGGAACAGGCGCTGACCGCGCTGCGCTTTCGCTTCGCGACGGCCAAGACGTGA
- a CDS encoding phosphopentomutase: protein MSRRAALIVLDGLGVGTAHDTEAYGDLGSATLGNVMRAAGNLRLPNLEALGFGDCGDSGIAKVATPTAARGVAQPNSAGKDSTTGHWELCGVQLPVPFPTYPHGFPAELLAEFSAQTGRGVLGNRPASGTVILDELGAEHVASGHWIVYTSADSVFQVAAHEEVVPLTELYAACQIARELLVDPHGVSRVIARPFRGTPGAWQRTANRKDFSRQPTGPTLLDRLAEAHLPVVGVGKVDDLFAGRGITSIHTPTNADAYALIEGGLLAMRRGLLFANVIEFDQSWGHRNDVAGFQKGLIELDRWIPRLLKQVREEDLIIFTADHGNDPTTPSTDHARECVPVLALGPRVRPVALGELGTFADVGQTIAEFLGVRPLEAGTSFLERVWS from the coding sequence GTGAGTCGCCGTGCCGCCCTGATCGTACTCGATGGCCTCGGCGTCGGGACCGCGCACGACACCGAGGCGTATGGCGATCTCGGGAGTGCCACGCTCGGCAACGTGATGCGCGCGGCCGGCAATCTCCGGTTGCCGAATCTCGAGGCGCTCGGCTTCGGCGACTGCGGCGACAGCGGCATCGCGAAGGTGGCCACGCCGACGGCCGCGCGCGGCGTGGCGCAACCGAACAGTGCCGGGAAGGACAGCACCACCGGCCACTGGGAACTGTGTGGCGTGCAGCTGCCCGTGCCGTTCCCAACCTATCCGCACGGCTTTCCGGCGGAGTTGCTCGCCGAGTTTTCCGCGCAGACGGGCCGTGGCGTCCTCGGCAACCGCCCAGCCTCCGGGACGGTCATCCTCGATGAGCTCGGCGCGGAGCACGTCGCCTCGGGCCATTGGATCGTGTACACCTCGGCGGACTCGGTCTTCCAGGTCGCGGCCCACGAAGAGGTGGTGCCGCTCACCGAACTCTATGCCGCCTGCCAGATCGCCCGGGAGCTCTTGGTCGACCCCCATGGCGTCTCCCGGGTCATCGCCCGGCCGTTCCGGGGGACCCCGGGGGCATGGCAGCGGACCGCGAATCGGAAGGACTTCTCGCGGCAGCCAACCGGGCCCACCCTCCTCGACCGCCTGGCTGAGGCGCACCTGCCGGTGGTCGGGGTGGGGAAGGTGGACGATCTCTTCGCAGGGCGGGGGATCACCTCGATCCACACCCCCACAAACGCGGACGCCTATGCCCTGATCGAAGGGGGCCTCCTGGCCATGCGCCGGGGGCTGCTCTTCGCCAACGTGATCGAGTTCGACCAGAGCTGGGGTCATCGGAACGACGTGGCAGGGTTTCAAAAGGGCCTGATCGAGCTGGATCGGTGGATTCCCCGGCTCCTGAAGCAGGTTCGGGAGGAGGATCTGATTATCTTCACCGCCGACCACGGGAACGACCCCACCACCCCGTCGACCGACCATGCGCGGGAGTGCGTGCCGGTGCTGGCGCTGGGTCCGCGGGTGCGTCCGGTGGCGCTGGGTGAGCTGGGGACCTTCGCCGATGTGGGGCAGACCATCGCGGAGTTTCTGGGGGTGCGCCCCCTCGAGGCCGGCACGTCCTTCCTGGAGCGTGTGTGGAGCTGA
- a CDS encoding cytidine deaminase: MTELRAAAEGGRERAYAPYSGFHVGAALETADGAIFVGANVENASYGLTICAERSAMAAAVSSGARKFVRLLLVSDAPHPIAPCGACRQVLAEFGPALSVISCAGAETKEWTIRDLLPAAFTGDVLE; the protein is encoded by the coding sequence CTGACGGAGCTGCGGGCAGCGGCCGAGGGAGGGCGGGAGCGGGCGTACGCGCCATACTCCGGCTTCCATGTCGGGGCAGCGCTCGAAACCGCCGACGGGGCAATCTTCGTCGGGGCGAATGTCGAAAACGCATCGTACGGGCTGACCATCTGCGCCGAACGCAGCGCGATGGCGGCGGCGGTCTCGTCGGGAGCACGGAAGTTCGTGCGGTTGCTGCTGGTGAGCGACGCCCCGCACCCGATCGCCCCCTGCGGGGCCTGTCGTCAGGTGCTGGCCGAGTTCGGGCCGGCCCTATCCGTCATCAGTTGTGCTGGAGCCGAGACCAAGGAGTGGACCATTCGCGACCTGTTGCCTGCCGCCTTCACCGGGGACGTGCTCGAGTGA